The nucleotide sequence CGGCGCGTTGGTTTTGACTGGATGTTCGCCAGAGGTAGAGAAGGGGTGGCTGCCCACCGAGCGTGGCACCACCAATCACACTGACCGCATCATGGACCTCTGGGTCAACTCATGGATTGCCGCCCTCGTGGTGGGCATCATCACTTGGGGCCTGATCGTCTGGTGCCTCGTTGCCTACCGCCGCCGCAAGGGCACCGTGGGCTTCCCGCGGCAGACCAGCTTCAACCTGCCCCTTGAGGTCTTCTACCTGACGATCCCGCTCTTCATGGTCCTGGTGTTCTTCTACTTCACCGACCGTGACCAGCAGGCGATCGATGACCGCTCGCAGCCGGCCGACGTCGTAGTGGACGTCCGCGGCAAGCAGTGGGCATGGGACTTCAACTACAAAAAGGGCGAGGTCATCACTGAGGACGTCTACGAAGCCGGCGTCCAGGCACACCTGACTGGCAAGGAAGTGGACAAGGAGAAGCTCCCCACCCTCTACCTGCCCGTCAACAAGTCGGTTGACCTGGAACTGAACGCGCGCGACGTCATCCACTCCTTCTGGGTTCCTGCATTCCTGCAGAAGAGGGACATGATCCCGGGCAAGACCAACTACATCCGGTTCACCCCCACCAAAGAGGGCACCTACGACGGCAAGTGCGCCGAGCTCTGCGGTGAGTACCACTCCGAAATGCTGTTCCGCGTCAAGGTTGTTTCCGAGTCCGAATTCCAGGCTCACATGAACGAGCTCCGCCAGGCCGGCAACACGGGCCTGCTCGGCGTTGAGTATGACCGCAACCCGAACCTGAACCCAACGAAGTAAGGGAAGCGAAGTGGCTACTTACACCCAGACCCCCGGGATCCTCGAGGCTCCCGTAGTCCCCAAATCCAAGGGACGCATCGTCGTCAACTGGATCACCTCCACCGACCACAAGACCATCGGGTACATGTACCTGATCGCGTCCTTTGTGTTCTTCTGCTTCGGCGGCGTGATGGCCCTGCTCATTCGTGCCGAACTCTTCGAACCCGGTATGCAGATCCTGCAGACCAAGGAACAGTACAACCAGCTGTTCACCATGCACGGCACTGTCATGCTGCTCATGTTCGCCACCCCGCTCTTTGCCGGCTTCGCGAACGTGATCATGCCCCTGCAGATCGGCGCGCCCGACGTGGCGTTCCCCCGACTGAACGCGCTGGCCTTCTGGTTCTTCCTGTTTGGCTCCACCATCGCTGTATCCGGTTTCATCACCCCGCAGGGTGCTGCATCGTTCGGCTGGTTCGCCTACGCACCGCTCTCCAACACCACCTTCAGCCCCGGCGTCGGCGGTGACCTCTGGGTCTTCGGCCTGGCACTGTCCGGCTTCGGCACCATCCTGGGCGCGGTCAACTTCATCACCACGATCATCTGCATGCGTGCCCCGGGCATGACCATGTGGCGCATGCCGATCTTCACCTGGAACACGCTTGTCACGGCCATCCTGGTCCTGATGGCGTTCCCGCCGCTGGCAGCAGCCCTCTTCGCCCTCGGCGCGGACCGCCGCTTCGGCGCCCACATCTTCGACCCGGAGAACGGCGGCGCCGTCCTGTGGCAGCACCTGTTCTGGTTCTTCGGCCACCCCGAGGTGTACATCATCGCGCTTCCGTTCTTCGGCATCGTGTCCGAGATCTTCCCGGTCTTCAGCCGGAAGCCGATCTTCGGCTACAAGGGCCTGGTCTACGCGACCATCGCGATTGCCGCACTGTCCGTGACCGTGTGGGCGCACCACATGTACGTCACCGGTTCCGTGCTGCTGCCGTTCTTCGCTTTCATGACCATGCTGATCGCTGTCCCGACGGGCGTGAAGTTCTTCAACTGGATCGGCACCATGTGGCGCGGTTCGCTGACGTTCGAGACCCCGATGCTGTGGAGCATCGGCTTCCTTATCACGTTCCTCTTCGGCGGCCTGACGGGCATCATCCTGGCCTCCCCGCCGCTGGACTTCCACGTCTCCGACTCCTACTTCGTGGTGGCCCACTTCCACTACGTGGTGTTCGGCACCGTGGTGTTCGCGATGTTCGCAGGCTTCTACTTCTGGTGGCCGAAGTGGACGGGCAAGATGCTCAACGAGCGCCTCGGCAAGATCCACTTCTGGCTCCTGTTCCTGGGCTTCCACGGCACCTTCCTGATCCAGCACTGGCTCGGCGTCGAGGGCATGCCCCGCCGCTACGCGGACTACCTGGTGGAGGACAACTTCACCTGGATGAACCAGTTCTCCACCGTCGCCTCGTTC is from Arthrobacter sp. QXT-31 and encodes:
- the ctaC gene encoding aa3-type cytochrome oxidase subunit II, with protein sequence MSSQNRTGSRRKTITMITGLATAGALVLTGCSPEVEKGWLPTERGTTNHTDRIMDLWVNSWIAALVVGIITWGLIVWCLVAYRRRKGTVGFPRQTSFNLPLEVFYLTIPLFMVLVFFYFTDRDQQAIDDRSQPADVVVDVRGKQWAWDFNYKKGEVITEDVYEAGVQAHLTGKEVDKEKLPTLYLPVNKSVDLELNARDVIHSFWVPAFLQKRDMIPGKTNYIRFTPTKEGTYDGKCAELCGEYHSEMLFRVKVVSESEFQAHMNELRQAGNTGLLGVEYDRNPNLNPTK
- the ctaD gene encoding aa3-type cytochrome oxidase subunit I translates to MATYTQTPGILEAPVVPKSKGRIVVNWITSTDHKTIGYMYLIASFVFFCFGGVMALLIRAELFEPGMQILQTKEQYNQLFTMHGTVMLLMFATPLFAGFANVIMPLQIGAPDVAFPRLNALAFWFFLFGSTIAVSGFITPQGAASFGWFAYAPLSNTTFSPGVGGDLWVFGLALSGFGTILGAVNFITTIICMRAPGMTMWRMPIFTWNTLVTAILVLMAFPPLAAALFALGADRRFGAHIFDPENGGAVLWQHLFWFFGHPEVYIIALPFFGIVSEIFPVFSRKPIFGYKGLVYATIAIAALSVTVWAHHMYVTGSVLLPFFAFMTMLIAVPTGVKFFNWIGTMWRGSLTFETPMLWSIGFLITFLFGGLTGIILASPPLDFHVSDSYFVVAHFHYVVFGTVVFAMFAGFYFWWPKWTGKMLNERLGKIHFWLLFLGFHGTFLIQHWLGVEGMPRRYADYLVEDNFTWMNQFSTVASFVLGASLIPFFWNVYITARNAEKVQVDDPWGFGASLEWATSCPPPRHNFTSLPRIRSERPALDLHHPELSQSHTVESPAPAASVLGNADQKDTAQ